The genomic stretch tgtgtgtgtgtgtgtgtgtgtgtgtgtgtgtgtgtgtgtgtgtgtgtgtgtgtgtagacacacTTCTAAGATATCACAAACTTAGACTCACAACCTGGGTTCCATTGTTACTCTAGACGTGTTCATGAGTTCagtcttaaagattaaaaatcaGATTCAAATCCACAGTGAACGCACAAAAGACTGAAATTAGTTTGTTGATGCTTGTGTTTGTAAGTTCACATTTTTCCTCGCAtgattatccttttttttttgttccttgcTTAATTCTCCGGTATGTTTTCTCGTCTATGTGCTTGGTCTAAAGTTCCTCGATTATGATGTGAACCTAAAATACAAGGTCTCGaactatataaaaattaaaactaaaattgAGCtcaagtgtatttttttaattgctagTCTGCATAAGTGGACGGGCCGAAACGCCAGATAATGTGAGACAGCAGAGATGGTGTCTCCATCTTCCTCCGTCTCACGCCATCTCACACCACAATCATGTGCTGTATATAGAGGAAAAGCAGAACACGCTACACGCCTCTTTGCAGAACAACATCCGTCTATTTAAAATTTACTTAAATTTTCATCCTGCTGTTATTGAGAAATTGATTCGGGCCCTTGGGGGGTTTGGCTTAGATCGTGTCTCTGACTTAATAGATTTTAGAATAATTGTTACTCTACAGGAACATTTCAAAACAAGTTTTcaacaactctctctctctctctctctctctctctctctttcactctctctccgtctgtctgtctgcctttctctctctctctcacacacacacacacacacacacacacacacacacacacacacacacacacacacacacacacacacacacacacacacaaacacaaataaaagagaacagaaatgaaGATATGAGAGGTTAGCCTGTCGCTCATTGTATGTTCTGTACAATTAGTAATCCTGTTTCTCTTAGGAACTTAGCTTTTACAGTAGTATAaatcttaaaatgtttaaaaaggtaCAAATCTATTCCATCCTTCTGACATGACATGATAAGGTAGAGTTTGGTTCTTTATTAGAAAATAGATTTACTAGATGGAAAAATTCCCCCACTGTAAATTTGGAGCTTCAGGGATCCACCTGTTGTAAAGGGTTCTTACCAATGCAGGTGCAGGTACTTTATAATAACCATTTACAGTTAACTGACACTGGGGCAAAGAGGTGTGGGAGAAGGTATAATAGGTAACTTAAAAAACTTTCTTTTATGCCTTATGTTGGAACCATCTGTATtacaaatgtgaataaaataaccTGCAAAAATGGACTGTAATTACATTTTCTAGAAAAGCATTAAagttacacagacacacttaaaATTGAATGCTTCGTGCCACCACCCCTGAGACAAGGATTGGTACAGTTTAGTACCTTCATTTCTGTGAGTATGGATCCACTAAACAGAAAACTTTCCCTAATGTAGGTGTGCAGCTATTATTGTGCTGCTGTATTCACAATTAAGGTGCAGGTAATGTTGTACCGTCATAGGGGCTTGAGAGAACTTGGAGTAGGTATAATGCACACTACCTTTCATTGTCACTGGGGTTATGCCTAGATGGTATATGCTTGATAAGTTCCAGTCTAGCAACAAGGAATGTTCACTTTAGAATCTCATGTGCTGGAGAGCTCTTTCATCTAGACCAGAGCACAATGGGGACTTTAGGGATAGTCAGCTGACTGTTGGTATATATTTCTTCTCAATTGCTAACAGTTTCTCCATGAGAGTTTGTTTATgaaaaaagctgaaattctaAAAATGAGATTTAGATCATCCCCAAATCATCAGGAAATCTAAGAACAGCTCCAGTGAGGCCAGTTGTGTGCGACATGCTGTACAACACTGCTGTAAATTCTGTCACACTCCTCCTTTATTCAGGAactagaggaagaggaagaggagatggGGATTGAACAGCAGAACATTGCATTTCCTGGTGAGGGTTTAGTGAGGTAACACCAGGCTGGGGCAGAAACATGGCTTCTTTAAGTTTAGTTTTTGTTCCCTATGCACAAGATGTGAAATGTTAGattacatactgtaaacacacacacacacacacacacacacacacacacacacacacacacacacacacacacacacacacacacacacacacacacacacacacacacagacacttacttCACATGCTGTATCTCAAATTAAATGTAGACTATATGTATATGTCTATGTATGTACTTAAATGTCCTTCGCTGTTgtcaggatttttattttttaaagaacattaaatataaaatatataatgttctttaaaaaagaaaaatcctgaCAACAATTACATTCATTGCTCTCAATACATATGAAATACATTGCTctcaaaatacattttgtattgttttgagCAAATGAAAGGAGAATTTCCTTCTGTATCAGTAAAGTTGATATAATTAGCAAAGAAAAGCAgcaaaaatacatacagatatagaaataaaataaatatgtctaaaatttagaacaatacacaaaaatattatttcaaaaatgtaatgaatactAATAAACTACTTGctctttattgtttttgtttatttattaatgttcagAATACAAGAATAATCACAAACGTGTTTATTCGCACATAAATCCAACAAGGGTTTGAGAGATCATATGAATGAAACTTACTACACTTTGTCAGCGTTTGTTTGGCACaattaatatgtttaaaaagtTGTTCCTTTCCACAATGCCAACTTACAAACCAGACGATAATCATTAAACGACTTCTCTcctcaaaaataaacataagcCTACTTCAAGTGATCAACAAGATTGCAATCTACTCCgcattttagtcattttatatatttttattcatttcaagtGGCTTATTCATTGTTTAATGAAACTCGATTCAGTAACCTGGAGTAACATTAACCCGAACAAAACCCAAAGGaaatgtttaatgctttattttcaCGACTACGCGTGTCGCAACGGCACCACTATTAAagattattgctttattttaatactttatagATAACAACTAGGCGctagtcaatttttttttaagaaaaatactGAAACGCTTCAGTGAAACTAAAATTACAATGGAAAAAGATTTatgatataatattttttttaaataaatgtgcattAAACGTAGATGCTATTTACAGAAGTAGATTAATCTGCCTTTTAGTATTCTAGTTAAAAAGCCgagtttatgtatatataagtattaatGGTCAGGTAAACAGAAGTAGATAATACTGTTGGCTTGTTCTGAATctcaaaaaagaaatacaaatatcTCGAGTTGCTTGAAAATGTGAAAGTAATAAATCCCGTGTATGTATTGTTATTACATGTAAAAGAATTGATACATTTGCAAAATTTGcaatacatatacattttatgtctcttttttaagtattttatgtCTCTTTTTAAGTATCTATTCTAAAGCCCcgttttttctgaaatgcaagAATTTAATTTAGGATTTGAATTCACACACACCAGAGCATGATGAATAAGTTCAGAACCTTaatgaaaaagtaataaatataatatttatccgtctgtttgggaaaaaaaatatttagctcATAGACCAACTACAAAGAGTTTTATTTTTGCTAGTGAAAATATTGTGGTCACTAAACACTAATCCTAAATTTCATGATGTTTTTTACTTTCCacaattaaaatgtctttttttaatcctttagaTGGTTTTCTACTTAAATCTAATCTTTAAATGTCTAGCCCGCATGCAGGGACTAGTTGGTGAGACCCGGATAACGCCCGTCTGCATAATGAGCGTTTTAACTTGAACTTGGACGTGTGCGGAAGTCTGAGcactaaaaaaacacacaaagcagaaTTTCCAGTTTGaataaagatgaaaaataaacatgtttattaaaacatgttaaGTTGCACAAAATCTGTTATGTACTTTGTGCTTAGAATTTacaaattgattttaaaatgtactttacgGAATATAAATTAATTACGACTATTGGATtatctttaaaatgtatatgCTATTCTAATTATCATACCTATTCATTATAGTTATTTTAatcctttttaaacatttgttattGCCCAAAATGTACATGATTTACTGTGGCCAAAATGTACATGATTTACTGTGGCTACAATGCAGTACAAATAAGATGGTTGGTATTGTATGTTACAGGCTACTAGCAAAAGGAAAGCAGTTTTTTCCCGGATATTATAGTgtactatattattataactGTATTAATATATCTAACTGTATACCAAAACTAAACAGTTGGTACAACTATTGTAACTCTGgtacatatttttaatttataaatgcCTTGTTGTCTCTAGAAATActacaaaaaatatttgttgATTTGATATTGAAGTCCACGATTTTGGATTCATCAGTTGTAACTGATAATGAAAAAATACAAGGATAAATATCAGACGAAAGTTTTTGCCTGGACAAACATACTAcaaaatgtgtagtgtgtgtgtgtgtgtgtgtgtgtgtgtgtgtgtgtgtgtgtgtgtgtgtgtgtgtgtgtgtgtgtgtgtgtgtgtgtgtggtgtgtgttaatgagtgttaATGAGTATTTGTCAAAAAGTAAGTGagattttatccatttattgaAATACTAATTATAAGACAGTAGAAATCTATAAAAGATTCGCTCAGACTGACTCACACTGATCAGAGGAAAGTCGCttatactgaaaaataaaaactcaaaataTTCACTTAGACAGGCACACAGTCATTTCGCAAGTTATACAATCaatatttttggttgttttttgttttttttactatactTTGGTGTTAATGGCTTCAAAGAAATAGTCGTTGTGAAGGATCCAGTAATAACTCCAATTGTGGCTTTTTGGCAGTGTTTGATTGTGAACTTGCAATGTTCCATTGACTAAAGCTCACAACATCAAGCACTGTCCCAAACATGAAAAAAGTAATTTAAACACCATCAGGTGTAGAGTTTAATGAATCTCCTTTCGTCAAATATTCCAGCTCGGAAGGAAATTCGGGTCATATTGCAGCCTCCTGGAGCAGCTGAAGGTTAAGAGCTTGCTTAAAGGATCAGCAGCTTGCCCGAGCTAGAAGAACAGCTTTGTGTCCACAAAGATCACGTTTTAGCATCCCTTATtactattaaacattttctctgaatgttgaATATCGGGCTTTATATGAGTCTTACTTTCGATTCGATTTCGATAATAATCACTCTAGTAGAAAGagtaaaatgctgtaaaatgctAAAGTGGAGTTTAGTGGAAAATTAATAATTCGCTTTTCTAtgtacaaacaaatatttaaacatttattaatgtttgttgaactgaaaaacagatttaatgttaaagtttaaaaacagaAGTTAAATCCTGTATTAGAAGCACATGCAATTTTAATACCTtcatttaattttgtatttaaatacgAAATTTATGGTGTAGATGATacttatttcatcatttttcatCACGACTGAAAATGTTTACGGCGTGCTTTGCTCTAGTGTTCAGAATATTAAACAAACTTCCAGATTAAGTGATAAGGCCTGAACGCTTAGTTTGCTTAAACGCACACTTATGCATGAGCTTTCCTGGCCAATAATACAATATCTTTATCAATTTATCAGTTCAACCAGTTCAtaagtttattgtttattgtaattattcGCACAAATATGATGGTTTTCTGACAATTATGtcttatgttaaaaaaaaacaatcatagGCAATCCTTTacgaaaaagaaaaataatatagaCAGCTGGTGACAATATCCAAATAACGTTGTACATACAAAATTACACGTTTTAGGctataaacagatgtgttttacaAATAAGAATTTAAAAACTTGCTTTCGTGAAGCCCGAGGACTCTTAGTCAAACAGGCTTAGAGATCTTGAAATCCTGTCAAGGTTTACGGAATCTTGGTTTGTAGGTTAATTAATCGCCTTTTCCAACCGGAAGTTTCACCGAAAGCTGGTTTAACTGCACTACGTTTGAGTGTGAAGTTCGTTCATGTCCGTCTAGACTGATTACGACTCTGTTTTGTCTGGGTTTCTACCTTGACCTTGGACCTCCGGCCAGCTGGCGTTTGAAGGAATGGTCAATATTTGTGAGCTATTTGCTTTCCAGTCCAAATTAGTCTCCTCTCCTTTGTAGACACAGGAGTGTTATTTACTATGGCCAGCGGTATACAGAACGCAGAATTGTACTCATCTTAACTCCTTACGAGTCAGGAAcctgaaatctctctctctctctctctctctctctctctctctctctctctctctctctctctctctctctctctctctctctctctagctgtaAGATAATATCATTTTAGGTGTGTAAAGTATTAGTCAGGGTCTAACAGTTTTGTGAAACATTTCCTCTAATAGTTTTTTCATATTCTGCATGATCTGCACACTAATAACGCAGTGAATTATTTTTCGGATTCAAACATTCAGAGATATTATGATTCATATGTAGAATTAGTGACGTTTTTCGCACAAATTGCCCTTATCATGAAATAATTTTGATGATATCGAAGCTGTATTGTAgacaaatgttatttttgtgaAAAAGATTTTGCGCCTTCACGGACTTCTTACTTCCTCCTGTAAATGAGGTGTCCTCCCCTTTAAGGCTATAGTACAAGGCTTCTTTTTCTCAGCCAATGAGAAGCTCAGATTTAAAATTATGTACAAAATGTTATGTATGAGCTCCCACTTAAAGGGATGAGatgtcttttttccttctacttctctttctcttctcctctttcttcttGCTAGTGTCAGCAAAAAAATCTCGAGCCGGTCTTTAATTACGAATCGCACGAAGTAAGGCTTTGCGGACGCGCATGCGCAGAGAGAATGGAGAAGAAGGGAAGAAAATGAGCTTGGGAGTGAGAGGTGAAGTGTCCCTCTTTCGGAGCACTActcggcttttttttttaagcatcgATAGCTCATAACATGACTTCGATGGTTGTGGATACCTGACCttgatttatgtatttattcatttatttatttatttatttgcaaaaaaggaagaagaacaaaaccaaaaaataatCACGAATGAAATAGACAAGCCATGGAGGGACTGAGCGGGAACTGTCCTGCCACTCATTGCAGGGAGCTGATCTCTCACCCCGGACTAGGGCGACACTCTGGGACTATTATGCCCCACCAGAGCTCGATTTACTCCGATATCTCCTCTCCGGAGGGCGGAAGGCAATGTCCAGGGCCTCAGACTCCCTCCTCCGGGGCATCGTTGGGTTATAATTACCCTTACTCTTACTACGAATGCCGTTTGAGTCATTCTCACGGTGTTAATGTGCAGAAGCCGTGCTCTTATCACCCCGCTGAGAAATACCCTGAGCACGGGGAAGAGCTTTCCAACCGAGCAAAAGAACTGGCTTTTTACCCGGGTTTTGCTGGCTCTTACCAAACCGTCCCGGGATATCTGGATATGGCGGTGATGCCGGGAATCGGCGCCCATCCAGAAGTGCGGCACGAGAGCTTAATCCCGGTGGATGGATATAATCACTGGGCATTGAGCAACGGATGGGATGGACAAGTGTGCTTTTCCAAAGAGCAGAGTCAACAGAGCCACATCTGGAAGTCACCTTTTCCAGGTTATATACTATGCGAGcaccaattaaaataaataaataaataaacaaataaataaataaaatggaaaattgCTTTATACAGATCAATGCAAAATGCTCCTTATCTGTTTATTCTACTAATACTctagtttgtgtgtatatatggtatatacatttatacatattgCAATACGTTCATAGAGATGTTgaaaattatgtaaatattgTGTACAGTTTATACATTTTGCAAACGTGTGTTGCTTTAATAACGCTAATAATATTCTATAAATGTTATAACAGCATTGCAAAAGTAATTTACAACTTTTTTCCAACATGAGTTCTAAGAATGTCAACGATTCACACGCAACGCGTCaaaatgtaaagtgtgtgtgtgcgtgcgcgcgcatgtggttaataataatttatgcagcagtattagatttatttaatcacttacttatttgtttgttgtttctttattttggtAGGAAAGTTGTTTAACGCTTTTATCTGTAAAAATAGATcttgtgttttatgtgtattaTTGATATGTACTATTATAAACAGTATTGATGTGGTATTCTTTGTGCTAAGGTTTTAGAGACAGGAAGCGGGAGAACAGCAGCCATGGTCTTGTAGTCCTCAGTGTATAggcctgcatgtgtgtgtgtttaagcaggTTAAACTGTAGTATATACTGTGAAAAACCGCTCTAGAGTTTATTTTCCCACTGTCTGTGATTCGCTTTAATCCTGCTTAGCAAACAACACATGTATTCAAAAGATGTTTTAaagttcagagagagagagagagagagagagagagagagagagagagagagagagagagagagagagagagatagtgagtcTGTCCTCCATCTTtctttaaaccaaaaaaatctgGAGATTTTCCAGGTGGCAGATTCCCTGCGGTCACTGGACGCGCTTAATAGGCTACAGTTTGTCTCTCTATTGTCTTCTGTAATACCGTCTATTAACATGACACCATAAAACagcctgttatttatttatttcttttttatatacaccACACTGAGTGATATTACTACTAACTATGTCCTAAGATCCTGTCTGAGGATCCAAACTAAAGAGTTTGATGATAGTTTCCGCCCTTAACAACAAAAATTAGGGCTGCTTTACCTTCAGGCTAACAATAACAGCCCTCGTTGTTTTTGCTTGtctggtgttttgttttatgtcttctatctgtttttcttttgcagaAGTTGTTCCACTGCAAGCTGAAGTCAGCAGCTACCGCCGAGGCCGCAAAAAGCGCGTGCCTTACACCAAGATCCAGCTGAAAGAGCTCGAAAAGGAGTACACGGCCAACAAATTCATCACCAAAGATAAAAGACGACGGATCTCCACCATCACTAACCTCTCAGAGAGACAAGTTACCATCTGGTTTCAGAACCGCCGtgtaaaggaaaagaaaaccgTCTGCAAGTCAAAGTCAAGCGTCCACATGCACGCTACCTGAGGAGAGCCgaatctgtaaaaataaaatgaaaaacaacaaaaatcccTTATTAATATATCTATTGATCTATTGTTGATATGGTTAATTTTGGTAAATTGTGATCATCCCAGTCACTCTGATCGAATTAGCATTGTGCTAgttcacacaaacaaaaactcaaaaaataattattcaaatatttgtCTAGCTTCAATATACTGATTTCctgttaaacaaataaagaaacaaaaaaacaataatttcttatttaaatattaagatCATTTGCTAATCATCTCAAAGCAAAATTGGCATTTTAAACGTTTTAGggactttatttgtataaaggAAAATCAAGCTGGGGTTTTCTTGTTACTCCATAAAACTGCTCACTTGTATGTAAAGTTCCGAGCATTAATATCAGGGGTTTTGGGAAGCTTAGATAGCGCGCGTTGCTTTAGTTCATTTCTATGAAACAATGTTTGCGTGAGATGTTGTTGGAAAAAAAAGCTGCAATATTCATAAATCTCACATTTCAAAATTTCCAGTGTGTCTTGTGTAGGACCCGAAACGAGCAGGTCTGCAAGGCTGCGTCTGTGATATTGTACAGTGCCgtgcataattattatttaataaaaattctCGTGCGACAGAACGTGTAAAATGCTATTATTTTATCGTGTATTTTAtgtctttctcatttttttctcattgaaGGATGTTTCTCTGTCATGAAACTGGAATGTTTTGTTAATGCCTTGTGGATATTAAAGAGTATTGCTTATTAATGCATTTCCATCtgatttgtgtgcgtgtgtatatgtgtgtgtgtgtgtgtgtgtgtgtgtgtgtgtgtgtgtgtgtgtgtgtgtgtgtgtgtgtgtgtgtgtgtgtgtgtgtgtgtgtgtgcacgtaaacatatttattctgaatatatgagctgaaataaatattacactaacatcatttatgattattattaataataatcataataataatcataaataataataataataataataataataataataataataataataataataataataataataatacacatgaATACACTTTATACATACCAATTAAAAACACGTATACTTATAGATAATTAGAATTTACACTTTAAGGAGAAAAGACGCTCATCTCTTTTTATGGGTGCGTTAAATAAGTAAAAGTTCTAAGAGTTTTAAAAATCTTCTATTTTCAACCCTTTTTAACAGAGAAccagtatataacactgtgaGGTTGTACAGAATATTTAAATGCTCCAGGTAAATAACCAAAGCGCCCTTCATAGTACTACATTTTAAAGGAGTGTAAAATACAGATTTCAGATTTCAGGCATAGACACGGCTCTCACAAGatcaaaatcaaattaaagtcTTAGaaactataaatattttattttactaattcTAGGAAATCTGTCAGAATATTACACTAAAGTAAATTATTACAGCAGGGATTGAATTTTTGGGATTAATAATTTGGGATTAAATCAAGACTTTATTCATTGGAGATTAGCCCAAATCAAgacaataatttattttgattcTGTGTTTGCAGTGTTTACAAAGTTTTCATGATAAAAaagaatattacattttaagttGAAGACCGAATTACGGGATCATACACTCAGAAGACTACACATACACAGGATATATACGACTGACAAAAACATGATATGAATTGTGTTTTCACTACGAAACAAAAGAGCAAACTGAATAAGGTAAtgaatttttaatgaatataatCTCTATATCATATTTAGTATGAACACTAAAATTGTTCGTTTGACATGTAAACTCTCATTTGTGCTACGTTGCTATTtgcaggttaaaaaaatacaggCTTAAAGTCAGACTCAGCCTATTGTGTATTTCTACGACTGATTTGGATACCCTTGACCATGACTATGCAGTCTTTGaccttgacacacacacacacacacacacacacacacacacacacacacacacacacacacacacacacacacacacacacacacacacacacaagcacatcaTACAGAGGAAGTGTGGGTTTCCTTTAGATACAAAAGAGCCATTTCTTCTGGAAAATCCAGTCCAATAGGAGCAGATTAAAAGCTGTATATTCACTaagattatttaattatgtattgttttatattatactttattcGCAGACCAATAACTCATTATCACCTCTCATATCGCGTTGTACATTTTCAGACTCTCTTCACACTGAGTGTAGCTGCACTGGAATTCTACCTTTTCATATTTgtaattcttttattatttgcaaaCGCAGCGTGTAAGATCAGTGTTTTTACACGACCTCAGGTCATATAGTGTGGTATTTTGATGGCGGATAACAGGTAAATAGACGCACAGCATGAAAGCCACACTGAAGCTGTGAAACCTCTTTTTCCCTCCATGTCGAGATTTAATGTCCGAAGAGAAAGACAAATAATGGAAAGGCCAAGATGGAATCAGGACCATACAGCGAGTTTCAAAGAAATGGGTCTTGTGAGGAGCCTGGAGGTTGGAAATGTGTGATCTGGAGGGTATTTAGAACTTACCCCAAAACAGGTAAGCGTGTCTGGGATTAGTTTTTATGTTTCAATTGGCCTTTAATTCAGATTTAACTGATTTTTGCACATGATCTTTGCATATTTATTGTAAAAGAGTGCGAAGTTTCTGAGCGGTCTGAGACCAGCAATTACCGAATCAGAATACATATTACTCTTAAAGGAAATTATTTCAAAATTGTAATTTCatggaatctctctctctctctctctctctctctctctctctctctctctctctctctctctctctctctctcgctcgctcgctcggtcGCTCGCTCTCTGTTAACAAGAAATACGTTTGTACAGA from Tachysurus fulvidraco isolate hzauxx_2018 chromosome 2, HZAU_PFXX_2.0, whole genome shotgun sequence encodes the following:
- the hoxc13b gene encoding homeobox protein Hox-C13b isoform X2, whose translation is MEGLSGNCPATHCRELISHPGLGRHSGTIMPHQSSIYSDISSPEGGRQCPGPQTPSSGASLGYNYPYSYYECRLSHSHGVNVQKPCSYHPAEKYPEHGEELSNRAKELAFYPGFAGSYQTVPGYLDMAVMPGIGAHPEVRHESLIPVDGYNHWALSNGWDGQVCFSKEQSQQSHIWKSPFPVVPLQAEVSSYRRGRKKRVPYTKIQLKELEKEYTANKFITKDKRRRISTITNLSERQVTIWFQNRRVKEKKTVCKSKSSVHMHAT
- the hoxc13b gene encoding homeobox protein Hox-C13b isoform X1, which translates into the protein MEGLSGNCPATHCRELISHPGLGRHSGTIMPHQSSIYSDISSPEGGRQCPGPQTPSSGASLGYNYPYSYYECRLSHSHGVNVQKPCSYHPAEKYPEHGEELSNRAKELAFYPGFAGSYQTVPGYLDMAVMPGIGAHPEVRHESLIPVDGYNHWALSNGWDGQVCFSKEQSQQSHIWKSPFPEVVPLQAEVSSYRRGRKKRVPYTKIQLKELEKEYTANKFITKDKRRRISTITNLSERQVTIWFQNRRVKEKKTVCKSKSSVHMHAT